In a genomic window of Propionispora vibrioides:
- a CDS encoding CHC2 zinc finger domain-containing protein, translating into MADFIMDQCAIQAIKQTLDPRELVERYTDITFKKKGRYLWALCPLHNEKTPSLMLNHDKGKIRCFGCDWFGDSLDFIAAVWGVTLADVIKTLANDLGLHSNSPEERRAIRCKIKQDRQQRQAAAKFKQAVDSAFIKLIAIGWRAQEIVNAIKHTGDLDRPEVGQAFDLLCMIDVICDDLASNEPERQRAGLARAGRFGLWET; encoded by the coding sequence ATGGCTGATTTTATTATGGATCAATGCGCGATACAGGCCATAAAGCAAACCTTGGATCCGAGGGAACTGGTAGAACGATATACCGATATTACCTTCAAGAAGAAAGGTCGCTATTTGTGGGCCTTATGCCCGTTACATAATGAGAAAACGCCCAGCCTCATGCTTAATCATGATAAAGGGAAAATTCGTTGTTTCGGCTGTGACTGGTTTGGCGATAGTCTGGACTTCATTGCGGCGGTTTGGGGCGTAACTTTAGCGGATGTGATTAAAACGTTAGCAAATGACCTGGGCTTGCATAGCAATAGCCCAGAAGAACGGCGGGCTATTAGGTGTAAGATCAAGCAGGACAGGCAGCAGCGCCAGGCTGCAGCAAAATTCAAGCAAGCTGTAGACAGCGCATTTATAAAGCTGATAGCCATAGGCTGGCGGGCTCAGGAAATAGTGAACGCTATAAAACATACAGGCGACTTGGACCGGCCGGAAGTAGGACAGGCATTCGATTTGCTATGTATGATTGATGTAATTTGTGATGATCTTGCCAGTAATGAACCGGAGCGGCAACGGGCCGGGCTGGCGAGGGCGGGGAGGTTCGGGCTTTGGGAGACATGA
- a CDS encoding ERCC4 domain-containing protein has translation MITHYHYTESELKALLQSLTVLIDTREQENGHITSYFEKRNIAYKNRKLDFGDYSVMLPANDELGIWRDLYFDSAIVVERKNSLEELSSNLTNGRAQFESELIRSAGAKVLLMIEGGSYADIIGHKYNTQYEPKAFLAALKTYEVRYGLGINFIPPALAGNFIYHTIYYFLREQLKRIA, from the coding sequence TTGATTACTCATTACCATTACACAGAAAGTGAACTGAAAGCCTTATTGCAGTCGCTTACAGTTCTGATTGATACCCGGGAGCAGGAGAACGGCCATATTACAAGCTATTTTGAGAAGCGAAACATAGCCTACAAAAATCGTAAACTGGACTTTGGAGATTACAGCGTCATGCTACCGGCTAATGATGAATTAGGGATATGGCGGGATCTGTATTTTGATAGTGCTATCGTTGTAGAGCGTAAAAATAGCCTGGAAGAATTAAGCAGCAACCTTACCAATGGCCGGGCGCAGTTTGAAAGTGAATTGATACGCAGTGCAGGCGCCAAGGTTTTATTGATGATTGAGGGCGGGAGCTATGCGGATATCATTGGTCATAAATACAATACCCAGTATGAGCCTAAAGCCTTCCTGGCGGCATTAAAAACTTATGAAGTGCGTTATGGCTTGGGGATTAACTTTATACCGCCCGCCCTGGCTGGCAACTTCATTTACCATACGATTTACTATTTTTTACGCGAACAGTTAAAGCGTATTGCCTAG